A single region of the Ornithorhynchus anatinus isolate Pmale09 chromosome 6, mOrnAna1.pri.v4, whole genome shotgun sequence genome encodes:
- the LOC107547279 gene encoding uncharacterized protein LOC107547279 isoform X1, with amino-acid sequence MCTPGEAADARPEERANCTNVNNLDPCNGNTTNFCPKSITCACVDQKPFCQCQNSRGKWGEYWYMGTKCEQAWNTLDLVLVAVLPGLALTLIVAVTMQTVYYCKNKKSRQSGGGDPQEQHNAAFLSDQRVQSLQMAHAKASGPTQSQFPTRSFSFMTRGATEEISYPSPSYGQYDSRPPGRPQVDYLARNAGPPRQQQPQVGFGSPGVPKPDYLQGERHPMAYPSAKPEQPFRISRAQMVPLY; translated from the exons CCAATTGCACGAACGTGAATAACCTTGACCCCTGCAATGGGAACACCACAAATTTCTGCCCCAAAAGTATCACTTGCGCCTGCGTAGATCAAAAGCCTTTTTGCCA GTGCCAGAACTCCAGAGGTAAATGGGGAGAATACTGGTACATGGGGACCAAGTGTGAGCAGGCCTGGAACACGCTGGATCTGGTTTTGGTGGCTGTCCTCCCCGGGCTGGCACTCACCTTGATCGTGGCAGTCACCATGCAGACGGTCTACTACTGCAAAAATAAGAAGTCCCGCCAAAGCGG agGAGGAGATCCTCAGGAGCAGCACAATGCAGCTTTCCTTTCTGATCAGCGGGTCCAG TCTTTACAGATGGCACATGCCAAGGCCTCGGGACCAACTCAATCACAGTTCCCCACACGATCTTTCAG TTTCATGACACGAGGGGCCACGGAAGAGATCTCTTATCCCTCTCCATCTTACGGTCAGTACGACTCTCGGCCACCGGGTAGGCCCCAGGTGGACTATCTGGCCAGGAACGCAGGTCCTCCCCGGCAACAGCAGCCTCAGGTT GGTTTTGGATCCCCTGGAGTTCCTAAACCAGACTACCTTCAAGGAGAGAGGCACCCCATGGCCTATCCATCAGCAAAGCCAGAACAACCATTTAGGATCAGCCGGGCTCAGATGGTACCACTCTATTAG
- the LOC107547279 gene encoding uncharacterized protein LOC107547279 isoform X2, with translation MGNHGKANCTNVNNLDPCNGNTTNFCPKSITCACVDQKPFCQCQNSRGKWGEYWYMGTKCEQAWNTLDLVLVAVLPGLALTLIVAVTMQTVYYCKNKKSRQSGGGDPQEQHNAAFLSDQRVQSLQMAHAKASGPTQSQFPTRSFSFMTRGATEEISYPSPSYGQYDSRPPGRPQVDYLARNAGPPRQQQPQVGFGSPGVPKPDYLQGERHPMAYPSAKPEQPFRISRAQMVPLY, from the exons CCAATTGCACGAACGTGAATAACCTTGACCCCTGCAATGGGAACACCACAAATTTCTGCCCCAAAAGTATCACTTGCGCCTGCGTAGATCAAAAGCCTTTTTGCCA GTGCCAGAACTCCAGAGGTAAATGGGGAGAATACTGGTACATGGGGACCAAGTGTGAGCAGGCCTGGAACACGCTGGATCTGGTTTTGGTGGCTGTCCTCCCCGGGCTGGCACTCACCTTGATCGTGGCAGTCACCATGCAGACGGTCTACTACTGCAAAAATAAGAAGTCCCGCCAAAGCGG agGAGGAGATCCTCAGGAGCAGCACAATGCAGCTTTCCTTTCTGATCAGCGGGTCCAG TCTTTACAGATGGCACATGCCAAGGCCTCGGGACCAACTCAATCACAGTTCCCCACACGATCTTTCAG TTTCATGACACGAGGGGCCACGGAAGAGATCTCTTATCCCTCTCCATCTTACGGTCAGTACGACTCTCGGCCACCGGGTAGGCCCCAGGTGGACTATCTGGCCAGGAACGCAGGTCCTCCCCGGCAACAGCAGCCTCAGGTT GGTTTTGGATCCCCTGGAGTTCCTAAACCAGACTACCTTCAAGGAGAGAGGCACCCCATGGCCTATCCATCAGCAAAGCCAGAACAACCATTTAGGATCAGCCGGGCTCAGATGGTACCACTCTATTAG